A region of the Pseudomonas anguilliseptica genome:
CGATCAGCAGCGCATTGCTTATCGCTTGACCGGGCTGGTCGACAGTGCCGACACCCAGTTCGACTATGCCGATGAAGAGCGCTACGCGCTGGCGCCAAGCGTGTCCATCGACTTCAGCGAAGACACCAGCTTGACCTTGCAGGCTTATCTGCAGAAAGACCCAAACAGTGGCTATCACGGTGGTTTACCAGCTGATGGCACGATCAATCGCCATGCTGGACGTTATATCTCTGAGCATTTCTTCGAAGGCGAGCCCGATCAAGACAGCTTTGAGCGTGAACAACAGATGATTGGCTATCAATTTGAGCATCGCTTTAACGATACCTGGTCTGGGCGCCAGAATTTCCGCTATCAGACTTCAGATGTCAGTTCTGAACAGCTCTATGCAGCGGGTTGGGCGAGCGATACCGAACTGTTCCGGGCTTACACTGGTGCAGATGAAAAGCTCCACGCGTGGACTGTCGACAACATGCTTCAAGCCGAATTTGACACCGGCGCTGCGCAGCACACATTGGTTGGTGGTTTTGATTATCAGCGGCGCAAAACCCGTGTGGATTACACCGCTGGTACCGCCAGTAATATTGATGCGTTCAATCCGGTGTACGGCGGCACTGTCACCCTGAATCCCGCCTGGGCCAGCAGTGCCACTCGGCGCCTTGAGCAAACCGGCGTTTACCTGCAAGACCTGATCGCACTGGATAAATGGCGCTTCTCGCTAGGGGCTCGTCAGGACTGGGTCGAGGTTGAGTCAGAAGATGAAATCTACGGTGGCACTAGCGAAGATGATCCAAGCCAGTTCACCGGGCGCGCAGGTGTGTTGTACCTGTTTGATAGCGGCGTGGCGCCGTACATGAGTTACTCCGAGTCGTTCAACCCTAACGCCTATGCTGACCAAGACGGCAACCCGCTGGCACCGACTGAAGGCAAACAGTGGGAGTTCGGCTTGAAGTTCCAGCCTACTGGCAGGGATGACCTGTACACCGCATCACTGTTTCATATCGAACAAGAAAACTTGGCGTCTAAAGCAGCGGATGAACACTTCTATCGTCCAGTTGGTGCCGTACGCTCACAAGGCCTCGAACTTGAGGCGCGTATGCAACTGACAGAGGCTGTGCGCCTGCTGAGTAGCTATACCTTCACCGATATTGAATATTCAAAATCGATCACCAGTACGGTTGATCCTGCATTGGACAACGAGGGCAACTCTCCGACGCAGGCGGCTGAGCATATGGCATCGCTTTGGCTCGATTACAGCTTCCTCGGTGGCAGCCTGGACGGTTTGAAAGCGGGCGCCGGTGTGCGCTATGTCGGCGCAAGCTGGGCGGATGCGGAGAACACCCTTGAAGTCCCGTCCTACACCCTGATTGATGCATCTATGAGCTATGACCTCGGCCAGTTGGGTTTGACCGGGTTAGACGTGCGCCTGAATGCCAACAACCTAACCAACGAGCGTTATGTAGCCTCGTGCGGCAGCCTCAATTACTGCTACTTCGGTGAAGAGCGCAACGTCACCGCGACGGTTAGCTACAACTTCTGATTTTGTCTCTTCAACGCCGGGATTTAACGTCCCCGGCGTTCGTTTGCCTGGATAAACGTCATGCGTTCATTGCTGGTTTATTTTCATCGCTACGTCGGCCTGGCGACTGCATTGTTTCTTGCTTTGGCCGGCATAACCGGAAGCATTTTGGCTTTTCATCACGAGCTTGATGAGTGGCTGAATCCGGGTTTCTACAACACTCATGGCAGCGGCAAACCGATGTTGCCCGGAGACCTGGTTGACCGCCTGCAAACAGCACACCCGCAGTTGCAGGTTTGGTACATGGAGTACCCGGATGAGGCTGAGCACCCCGCCTTAATGGCCATGGTGCCGCGAACTGACCCCACCACTCAGAAACCCTATGCGAATGCGCGTGCGGTGGTTTATTACGTTGATGCGAGTAATGGTCAAACCCTCGGTCAGCGGTATTGGGGCGACTGCTGTTTTTCCCGAGAGAACTTCGTGCCGTTCATTCTCGAGTTCCACTACAACCTGACATTACCGGGTAACTGGGGAATTTTGTTGATGGGGTTGGTTGCGATTTTTTGGAGCTTGGATTGTTTGATCGCGCTGCTATTAACCCTGCCAAGAAAACTGCCGTTTTGGTCCAAGTGGTCAATCGCGTGGAAAATCAAACCCAAGCGCTTAAATTACGATGTGCACCGTGCCGGCGGACTGTGGCTTTGGTTATTGCTGACGCCGGTCGCGGTCAGCAGTATTGCCATGAACCTGCCCGCAGAAGTCTTTAAACCAGTGGTATCAATTTTTTCACCAGTGCCTCTGAGCGTGCACGAGGCCCGCGGGCGCATGCCAGCGGAGCAGCTCGGCACAACCCATCTGGATTACCACCAGCTTTATCAGCGAGCGCTTGAGGAAGGGGCGCGATTAGGCTTAAACGAACCCGTGGGCGAGTTGTATTACAGCTTTGAGTACAACTTTTTTGGGGCGGGCTTTGGCGCCCACGGCAGTGATGAAGGCAATGCATGGCTGTATTTTCATGGCAGCGATGGTCACTTCCTGGGCCAGGATATTCCGGGGCAAGGCAGCTTGGACGAGCGTTTTTACCAACTGCAGTTACCTATTCACGGCGGGCGAATTTTAGGCTTGCCTGGACGCATATTGATTGCCGTACTCGGACTGGCCATTGCCGTCTTGAGTGTTACCGGCGTGGTGATCTGGTGGCGTAAGTTGCTTGCGCGGCGCCGCACTGCTTAGGTGTTCAGACTGAGTTGACCCAGCTTTTCTAGGCACTCAATAAATGCCGCTGACCGACTGGCGGCCCGTCACACCATCACTGCGAACGAGCCATTTACCCCGTTCGCTAAAAAGCCAAAGGCCGGCAATTTAGCCGGCCTTTGCGTTGCAGAGCGATACGCGAGGCATCAGCCTAGTGACTGAGCGCCCGGCGATTGTCGAGATCAGAGGGCGAACTTCTGCAGGTTGGCCATCATCTCTTTCATCGCTTCGATATTGTCCTTCGGATGGGCCGCGCCCTCGAAGTCGCAGATCTGCGCGAAATTGGCAGCCACGTCTTCCGGGCTGTAGCCAACCCGCGGATCGAAGCCGGCACCCAAGCTGCGCTCCCAACGGACCTTGCCCATCCAGCCACCGCCGACTTCGAACAGGCCGGAGGTTTCTTCGCAGGCATTGCTCGCCAGGTACACCACCAACGGGCTGACCAGCTCAGGCTTGAGCTGCTCGAACACCTGCGGCGGGATCAGGCCTTCGGTCATACGCGTGCCGCCGGTAGGGGCAATGGCGTTGACCAGGATGTTGTTCTTGCGTCCTTCGAGAGCCAGGGTACGGGTCAGGCCGTACAGGCCGAGCTTGGCCATGCCGTAGTTGGACTGGCCGAAGTTGCCGTAGATGCCCGAGGTGGACGCAGTGAAGATAACCCGACCATAGCCCTGCTCACGCATATGCGGCCAGGCGGCGCGGGTGACCTTGTAGGCGCCCTCGACGTGGACTTTGTAAACCAGGTCCCAGTCGGCGTCTTCCATCTTGTGGAAGGTCTTGTCGCGCAGGATGCCGGCGTTATTCACCACCACATCGATGCGACCGAAGGTGTCCAGGGCGCACTGCACGATCTTCTCGCCGTCGGTCACCGAGTCGTGGTTAGCCACGGCCGTGCCACCCGCTGCACGGATTTCCTCGACCACCTTGTCCGCCGCCGAGGCGTTGGCACCTTCACCGTGGGTGCTGCCGCCCAGATCGTTGACCACCACCTTGGCGCCGTGCTTTGCGAACAGCAGCGCATGGGCGCGGCCCAGGCCGCCGCCAGCCCCGGTGACGATTACAACCTGATCTTGAAAACGGATGTCGTCGCTCATGCAGCATTCCTCGGCAGATTAACAATGCGCCGAGTGTCCAGCAGGCGCACTCCGGTCACAATAGATACAAGTCGCGCTGAATGGTGCGCAATAAAGCAGCGGGATAGTTAGGCCGGGTGGATCAGGCTCAAGTGGTTATACAGATGCAACACATGAGCCTGGGCGTAATCGGCATAGCTAAGCGCGCCATAGGCAAAATGCGGCTGCAACTCGCCCTGATACGCGGCGAAGTCGGCAAACGCCTGCTGCAAACGCTGCAGCGCCTGAGCCTGGGTCGCGGGTGTATTCAGCGCAGCCGCACCGGGAATGGCTTCATCCAGCGGATGGCGCATGGCCCCGCTCGCGGCAAAGACGCTGAACGCCAGCGGGCCGACTCTGCTGCGAAACCAGGCGGGCTTGAGCTCGGGATACCCACTGATGGAGTACTCGATGCTCTGCGCGCAATGGTTGAACACTTCGGCCGGGCTCCAGCCTTTAAGGCTCAACAGCGGTTGATCGACCAAGCCGGCCAGCACCTGCTGCGCGCCCTCCAGGCTCAAGGCAGCGGGAGCCTCGCCGCTGGGCAATGCCCAGAAACCGGCACCCAGAGCCACCACACCACCGAGGGCGGCACCTTTCAGGACTGTGCGTCGTTGCATCGTTTGGCCTCCAGCCGTTGACGAAATTGCAGGTAATGCGTCAGCACCTGATCCGGTGCCTCGGTCTGCGGATAATGGCCAATGCCCTCCAGCAGCACAGTGTCTGGCTTGGCAATCAGCTCACGGTAACGCGCCACCATATGCGCCCCGGAAATTGGGTCGACTGCACCGTCGATCACTCGCATCGGCACCGCCGTAGCCTGCATCGCCGCCACCCAACGGTCACGGTTGACCCGGCGCTCGGGCATATAGCGGATCAAGCGATGCATCACCGCCGGACCGTTATTCGCGGCAATCAGGCTCCAGAAGTCATCCAGCTCACCGGCGCTCGGTTGAGTGTGCGGGCCAAACACCTTGGCAAAACTCTGCGCCAGCTTCTGCCGGCTGAACAACCGGCCAACCAGCGGGCCGATGGGGCTGAGCAGCAGCTTCTGCACCAATACCGGATGGTGCGTTTCCGGAAACAGCCCGCCATTGAGAAACACGCAACTGGCGAGCTGCACGCGTCCGTCCTGATGCCGCGCCAGCAGCTCTTGCGCCACGCTGTCGCCATAGTCATGGGCCAGTACATGCAGCGGTTTATCCACGCCCAGGTGCGCCAGCAGCGCCTGTTGCAGATCGGCCTGCTCCAGCAGGCTGTAGGCATGCCCACGCGGTTTGGCCGAGTCGCCAAAGCCGAGCATGTCACAGGCTATCACCTGATAGCGCTCCGCCAGCGCGGCCCACAGGTAGTGCCAATCCCAACTGGCGGTGGGAAAACCATGAATCAGCAACAGCGGCTCGCCCTGCCCGGCCGTCCAGTAGCGGATGGCATGGCCGTTAAAGCTGAAGGTCTGCCCCGCGCTGCGCCAATCCGCCAGGGCAACCCCTGGCAGCGCCGTCATGCTGCGTAACCTGGCATCTGTTGATCCAGTTTGCGCAGCAGTGCCGGCCACGGCAGTGCGCCGCCCATGCCCTGCGGGCTTTTCATCACGCCGGCGATCATCGCCCGGGCGCCATCAAGAATCTGTTGCGGGATATGGATCAGCTCTGCCCCGCCGCTCTGCGCCATCACCTGAATCTCGCAGGCGCGCTGCAGGGTGAACATGCCGAGGAAGGCATCGGCGATGCTGCCGAAGGCGGTGAGCAGGCCGTGGTTAGGCAGGATCATGAAATTCTTGTCGCCCAGATCCGCCTGCAGGCGCGACTTCTCGTCATGGTTCAGCGCCACGCCTTCATAGCCGTGGTAGGCCAGGCTGGCGAGAACGAACAGCGACTGCTGCGACAGCGGCAACAAACCCTGCTTCTGCGCCGATACAGCGATCCCCGCTGGGGTGTGGATATGCAACACGCAACCAACGTCGTGACGCACTTCGTGCACGGCACTGTGGATGGTGTAGCCGGCCGGGTTGATATCGAACGGGCTGTCCATCAGCTTTTTACCGGAGAGGTCGATCTTCACCAGGCTGGAGGCGGTGATCTCATGGAACATCAGGCCATAGGGGTTGATCAGGAAATCTTCAGTGCCGGGAATCTTCGCCGAGATATGGGTGAAGATCAGATCATCCCAGCCATACAGGGCAATCAGTCGGTAGCAGGCGGCCAGGTCCACCCGCGTCTGCCATTCGGCAGCGGAAACCTGATCCTTGAGGCTGACAACAGGCAGTGCGTGGGCAACGGTCATGGTGGACTCCTCGGCTTTTGTTATTAAAGTGCCCAGGAGTCTAGCGAGGGATGCCGCAAAGGTGAGTCGCTCTGGCGGCCAGCGTGGTGGCCTTGCAGGTCAAACCAGCTCGGGATGCAGCTGCGCCAGCAGGGGCCAGTCGCGCTGGGCCTCAAGTTCATCACTGAGCAGCGGGAAGCCGGCAAAGTCGAAACCCGGCGTAACCGTGCAACCCACCAGGGTAAACGCCCCGGTGCTGCGTGCCGCCTGCCAGGCATGCGCCGGCGCCAGGCGCTGCGGTAGCTGCCCAATCGCCACCGGCCCCAGGCGCGCGCAACGCACCGCATCGGGCTGCTCGGCGATCAGCAGCTCCAGCGGCGCGCCCTCATAGAAGTGCCAAAGCTCGTCGGCATCCACCCGGTGCCAGCGGCTGACCGCGCCAGCTGGGAGCAGAAAGATAATCGCCGTACCGCACAGGCGGCCGCCGTCCAGCTGCGCTGACGACTCATACAGACGACGGTAATAACCACCTTCCGGATGCGTCTGCAGTTGCAGCGCCGTGATCAGCTCCTGCGCGCGCGGGTGCATCAGCCTTGCAACGCCACGATAAAGTCCGCCAGCCAGGGCTCGGCGTCGGTTTCCGGGGTCACGCTTTCGCTGCTGTCCAGGCGCAGCATCGGCTGCACTTCACGAATGCCCAGCTCGGCATACAGCTCGCGCACCAGCTCGCCGCCGCCGCAGAAGGTATCGCCGTAGCTGGAGTCGCCGAGGGCAATCACCCCACCCGGCAAGCCGTTCCAGGCCGGCAGATGATCACGGATGGCGTAGTACAGTGGCTGCAGGTTATCCGGCAATTCGCCCATGCCGGTGGTCGAGGTCACCGCCAGAAAGGCTTCGGGCGCAAAGGCCTGAATATCTGCCAGGCTGGCGCGCGGGTTGTGCCAGGCCTCATGGCCGGCGGCCTTGAGCAGACGCTCGGCGTGGCGGGCAACTTCCTCGGCGGTGCCGTACACCGAGCCGGAAAGAATGGCGATTTTCATGCAGAACTCCGAAACAGTCAGAACCAAATCGATAAGCCCGGCATTATGCCGCAAGTAGACAGCCCGCCCGGATGTTTTAGAATGCAGCCGACATAGCCTGGGAAATCGCCTCATGATCAACGCCAAACTGCTGCAACTGGTGATCAACGCCTCCAACGACGGCATCGTGGTGGCCGAACAGGAAGGCGACGACAACATCCTGATCTATGCCAATCCCGCCTTCGAAAAGCTCACCGGCTACACCAGTGAAGACATCCTCTATCAGGATTGCCGCTTCCTCCAGGCCGACGACCGCGACCAGCCGGGCCTGGCCGCCATCCGCGAAGCGGTGAAGAACCATCGCCCGTGCCGGCAGATCATCCGCAACTACCGCAAGGACGGCAGCCCGTTCTGGAACGAGCTGTCGATCACCCCGGTGGTCAATGACGCCGACCAGCTGACCTACTACATCGGCATCCAGAAGAACGTCACCGAGCAAGTCGAAGCGCAGGAGCGGGTCAAGCAACTGGAAGCCGAACTGGCCACCCTCAAGGCTGAACTCGCACGCTTGCAGGCGACGACCGGCAGTAACTAATCCTCAAAGCAGCGGTCACAACAGCTCCAGAGCCCGATGTAGACCGCTTCCATGCAAGAACAGGCACTTCTGACCCAGGCAGAACTGGCGTTTATCCGCCAGCTGCATCAGCCCGGCCCAACCGAACAGCGCAGCCAACCGCACCTGTCGATGGACATTGCCAAGCAGCTCAGCGAACTGCTCTCGCACTACACCGCCAATGAGCCGCTGAGCCTGCACGCGCATATCGCCAATCAGCACCTGACCTTCGACCTGCACCTCAGCCAGGATGAGCAGAACACGCCCTATTTGCAGCTCAGCGCCCCGCAGATTTTCGATGAAGGCGAGATCAACCGCGCCTGGCGCTCGCCCCTGCCTGAGCCGTTACCGCTGCACACGCCAAGTGCGCAGCCGAGCGATCTGTGGATTCATCAGCTGTCGATGAATGGTGCGTTGATCGAACATCGGGCACGGCGCAAAGCCCCCAAGGATGGTCTGAAAAAGACTTCCTGATTTTGGCAAAATATCCGCACTCCACCCGCCGAGTTTTCCGATGAAGCAGATGACCTTCGCCGACGCCGAGTATGCCGGCAAGCGCAAGCAGACCCGCAAAGAATTGTTCCTGATCGAGATGGATCGGGTAGTGCCATGGAAAGGGTTGATCGCTTTGATCGAGCCGCATTATCCAAAGGGTGAAGGCGGCCGACCGTCCTATCCGCTGATGGCGATGCTGCGAGTGCATCTGATGCAAAACTGGTTCGGTTACAGCGATCCGGCGATGGAAGAGGCGCTGTACGAGACCACCATCCTACGCCAGTTTGCCGGGCTGACTCTGGAGCGCATTCCTGACGAAACCACCATCCTCAACTTCCGCCGCTTGCTGGAAAAACACGAACTGGCTGCCGGCATCCTGGCCGTGATCAATGGCTACCTGGGTGACCGTGGTTTGTCGCTGCGCCAAGGCACCATCGTCGATGCCACGCTGATCAACGCGCCGAGTTCAACCAAGAACAAGAACGGTAAGCGTGACCCTGAGATGCACTCAACCAAGAAAGGCAATCAGTATTACTTCGGCATGAAGGCGCACATCGGGGTGGATGACGAGTCTGGCTTGGTGCACAGCGTGGTGGGTACTGCCGCCAACGTGGCGGATGTCACCCAGGTCGATAAGCTGCTGCACGGCGAGGAAAACATGGTGGGGGCCGATGCCGGATATACCGGTGTCGAGAAGCGCCCCGAGCATGAGGGCCGTCAAGTGATCTGGCAGGTTGCAGCACGGCGTAGCACTTACAAGAAACTCGGTAAGCGCAGCGCGCTGTACAAAGCCAAGCGCAAAATCGAGAAGGCCAAGGCCCAAGTGCGAGCCAAGGTCGAGCATCCGTTTCGGGTGATCAAGCGTCAGTTCGGTTATGTGAAGACGCGCTTCCGTGGCCTGGTCAAAAACACGGCGCAACTGGTGACTTTATTCGCGCTGTCAAATCTGTGGATGGCGCGCCGACATTTACTGACGAATGCAGGAGAGGTGCGCCCGTAATGCTGGAAATGGCTGCCGCGAGGTGCTCGCGGCGGCTAAAAACACAGAAATGAGCCGGTAATCTGATCGTTTTTGATCGATTTATCACTTTCGAAATCAGCAGAGGCTGACGTCAGCCAGAAATGCATGGCTACTTCAGAGGATCCCCAAGCGCTTTCATCTGGTATTGCCAGTAGACGAGCACACGCCGATTGCCTTGACCGGGGTTTTCGTCCGTAAAACCGAAGGCGGCCTGCTGGCCTACCAGCTGCACACCCTCGACCGGCGTAGCGACGAGCAGTAGCGCCAGTTCATCTACCAGCAACACCTGCAGCAGGAACAACGACTGCATGCTGGACGCCGCTAAGGCCAGCGACAGACGCCTAGTAAATCCCGGTCAAAAAAAGACCCGCATTCAGGCGGGCCTAAAGTGCAGGCAAAACGCCTGCAGCAGGGATAAAAAATCCGATAACCGAAAATGGGCGAAACTTGTGGCTATCGGATTGCGCAGTCGTTTTAGGCAGCAAATTCCTCATCACTGAAAGCCATCAGGGTGGCTTTGCCGGCCTTGACCTCAGCCAGCAGGCTGTCGGTTTCAGTCAGAATGCGCGCCATAAAGAAGTCGGCAGACTTCAGCTTGGCGCCGTAGAACAGGGTTTCCGTGCTGCCGGCCGCCAACTTGGCCTTGGCTACCGCAGCCATGCGCGCCCACATCCAGGCCAGACTGGCCAGGGCAAACAGGCGCAGATACGGCGTTGCAGCCGCACCGGCCTGCTCGGGGTCTTTCATCCCCTCGCTAGCGATCCACAGCGTGGCCTGCTGCAACTGCTTGAGCGCAGCAGCTACTGCAGCCACATGCTCAGCCTCGGCGCTGGCCTTGAGCCAATCTTCAATCAGGGCAAAGTAACTACGCACTGCACGTCCGCCACCCAGACCCAGCTTGCGGCCGACTAGGTCAAGCGCCTGAATACCATTAGTGCCTTCGTAGATACGGGTA
Encoded here:
- a CDS encoding TonB-dependent siderophore receptor, whose amino-acid sequence is MCSTDCLPSRPSSLRQAIRCAALLLPLALVPQMSFAAEAQTSSQQVRQYSIAPGNLSSALSRFAGEAGVMLAIDARLTEGKQTSGLNGTYGVTEGFSRLLEGSGLSVSQTEQGAYTLLRQDNAGVTQLPATMVKGFALGNALGSMQGYNATHSSIATKTSQPLLETSQSVSVVTREQMDDQGSQTVAEAMRYTPGVMTSPYGATHRYDYVAMRGFNDGSVDNLFLDGLKMMGDSGTYSTLQIDPYFLERIDILKGPSSVLYGRSLPGGLAAMTTKKPEFQSSGQIQASVGSNNKKGVGFDFTGPLDDQQRIAYRLTGLVDSADTQFDYADEERYALAPSVSIDFSEDTSLTLQAYLQKDPNSGYHGGLPADGTINRHAGRYISEHFFEGEPDQDSFEREQQMIGYQFEHRFNDTWSGRQNFRYQTSDVSSEQLYAAGWASDTELFRAYTGADEKLHAWTVDNMLQAEFDTGAAQHTLVGGFDYQRRKTRVDYTAGTASNIDAFNPVYGGTVTLNPAWASSATRRLEQTGVYLQDLIALDKWRFSLGARQDWVEVESEDEIYGGTSEDDPSQFTGRAGVLYLFDSGVAPYMSYSESFNPNAYADQDGNPLAPTEGKQWEFGLKFQPTGRDDLYTASLFHIEQENLASKAADEHFYRPVGAVRSQGLELEARMQLTEAVRLLSSYTFTDIEYSKSITSTVDPALDNEGNSPTQAAEHMASLWLDYSFLGGSLDGLKAGAGVRYVGASWADAENTLEVPSYTLIDASMSYDLGQLGLTGLDVRLNANNLTNERYVASCGSLNYCYFGEERNVTATVSYNF
- a CDS encoding cupin domain-containing protein, yielding MHPRAQELITALQLQTHPEGGYYRRLYESSAQLDGGRLCGTAIIFLLPAGAVSRWHRVDADELWHFYEGAPLELLIAEQPDAVRCARLGPVAIGQLPQRLAPAHAWQAARSTGAFTLVGCTVTPGFDFAGFPLLSDELEAQRDWPLLAQLHPELV
- a CDS encoding PAS domain-containing protein, whose translation is MINAKLLQLVINASNDGIVVAEQEGDDNILIYANPAFEKLTGYTSEDILYQDCRFLQADDRDQPGLAAIREAVKNHRPCRQIIRNYRKDGSPFWNELSITPVVNDADQLTYYIGIQKNVTEQVEAQERVKQLEAELATLKAELARLQATTGSN
- a CDS encoding IS5 family transposase, with protein sequence MKQMTFADAEYAGKRKQTRKELFLIEMDRVVPWKGLIALIEPHYPKGEGGRPSYPLMAMLRVHLMQNWFGYSDPAMEEALYETTILRQFAGLTLERIPDETTILNFRRLLEKHELAAGILAVINGYLGDRGLSLRQGTIVDATLINAPSSTKNKNGKRDPEMHSTKKGNQYYFGMKAHIGVDDESGLVHSVVGTAANVADVTQVDKLLHGEENMVGADAGYTGVEKRPEHEGRQVIWQVAARRSTYKKLGKRSALYKAKRKIEKAKAQVRAKVEHPFRVIKRQFGYVKTRFRGLVKNTAQLVTLFALSNLWMARRHLLTNAGEVRP
- a CDS encoding SDR family oxidoreductase; its protein translation is MSDDIRFQDQVVIVTGAGGGLGRAHALLFAKHGAKVVVNDLGGSTHGEGANASAADKVVEEIRAAGGTAVANHDSVTDGEKIVQCALDTFGRIDVVVNNAGILRDKTFHKMEDADWDLVYKVHVEGAYKVTRAAWPHMREQGYGRVIFTASTSGIYGNFGQSNYGMAKLGLYGLTRTLALEGRKNNILVNAIAPTGGTRMTEGLIPPQVFEQLKPELVSPLVVYLASNACEETSGLFEVGGGWMGKVRWERSLGAGFDPRVGYSPEDVAANFAQICDFEGAAHPKDNIEAMKEMMANLQKFAL
- a CDS encoding flavodoxin → MKIAILSGSVYGTAEEVARHAERLLKAAGHEAWHNPRASLADIQAFAPEAFLAVTSTTGMGELPDNLQPLYYAIRDHLPAWNGLPGGVIALGDSSYGDTFCGGGELVRELYAELGIREVQPMLRLDSSESVTPETDAEPWLADFIVALQG
- a CDS encoding PepSY-associated TM helix domain-containing protein is translated as MRSLLVYFHRYVGLATALFLALAGITGSILAFHHELDEWLNPGFYNTHGSGKPMLPGDLVDRLQTAHPQLQVWYMEYPDEAEHPALMAMVPRTDPTTQKPYANARAVVYYVDASNGQTLGQRYWGDCCFSRENFVPFILEFHYNLTLPGNWGILLMGLVAIFWSLDCLIALLLTLPRKLPFWSKWSIAWKIKPKRLNYDVHRAGGLWLWLLLTPVAVSSIAMNLPAEVFKPVVSIFSPVPLSVHEARGRMPAEQLGTTHLDYHQLYQRALEEGARLGLNEPVGELYYSFEYNFFGAGFGAHGSDEGNAWLYFHGSDGHFLGQDIPGQGSLDERFYQLQLPIHGGRILGLPGRILIAVLGLAIAVLSVTGVVIWWRKLLARRRTA
- a CDS encoding class II aldolase/adducin family protein encodes the protein MTVAHALPVVSLKDQVSAAEWQTRVDLAACYRLIALYGWDDLIFTHISAKIPGTEDFLINPYGLMFHEITASSLVKIDLSGKKLMDSPFDINPAGYTIHSAVHEVRHDVGCVLHIHTPAGIAVSAQKQGLLPLSQQSLFVLASLAYHGYEGVALNHDEKSRLQADLGDKNFMILPNHGLLTAFGSIADAFLGMFTLQRACEIQVMAQSGGAELIHIPQQILDGARAMIAGVMKSPQGMGGALPWPALLRKLDQQMPGYAA
- a CDS encoding DUF1569 domain-containing protein, with product MQRRTVLKGAALGGVVALGAGFWALPSGEAPAALSLEGAQQVLAGLVDQPLLSLKGWSPAEVFNHCAQSIEYSISGYPELKPAWFRSRVGPLAFSVFAASGAMRHPLDEAIPGAAALNTPATQAQALQRLQQAFADFAAYQGELQPHFAYGALSYADYAQAHVLHLYNHLSLIHPA
- a CDS encoding alpha/beta fold hydrolase; this translates as MTALPGVALADWRSAGQTFSFNGHAIRYWTAGQGEPLLLIHGFPTASWDWHYLWAALAERYQVIACDMLGFGDSAKPRGHAYSLLEQADLQQALLAHLGVDKPLHVLAHDYGDSVAQELLARHQDGRVQLASCVFLNGGLFPETHHPVLVQKLLLSPIGPLVGRLFSRQKLAQSFAKVFGPHTQPSAGELDDFWSLIAANNGPAVMHRLIRYMPERRVNRDRWVAAMQATAVPMRVIDGAVDPISGAHMVARYRELIAKPDTVLLEGIGHYPQTEAPDQVLTHYLQFRQRLEAKRCNDAQS